CAATTATAACTACACTGAGTATTAAAGATATAATAAAATATGTTACATTAATATTTTTTACTACTTCAATAGAGCCTTTTATATCAATGCCTCTAAAAGCAAAGTATAAACATGCAATACTTATAATTATACCAATAGTGATATTAATAGCTGTTTTATATTTTTTATACATACGAACTCTCTAAATATTTATTTGTTACCTTACAAAGTTTTTTAATAATGATATAAAGTTTTCAAAATCATCAAGCATCTCTTTAGCTATATTTAAATTGAATTTTTCTAAACTAGGTATTTTATTAGCATTAAGAAT
This portion of the Brachyspira sp. SAP_772 genome encodes:
- a CDS encoding lysylphosphatidylglycerol synthase domain-containing protein, which translates into the protein MYKKYKTAINITIGIIISIACLYFAFRGIDIKGSIEVVKNINVTYFIISLILSVVIIALRGLRWECFIPLKKPIKKRTVVMATYIGYMANN